In a genomic window of Petrotoga sibirica DSM 13575:
- a CDS encoding ABC transporter ATP-binding protein produces the protein MSDEIILSIKNLKKWFPLRRTFLEVFQGQRRWVRAVDNVSFDIRKGEIFGLIGESGCGKSTTGRLMMKLEEPTEGQIIFKGNDITTLSSTDEIKKYKEDVQMIFQDPYSSMNPRFRVRDVLAEPLIIHEKTKDPNEIEKIAKNVLNQVKLTPPEEFMDRYPHMLSGGQRQRVATARTLVLSPDFIIADEPVSMIDLSTRAEILHMMKDVQQDLGLTYLYITHDLSTARYFCDRMAVMYLGRIVELGDADEIIERPLHPYTKALIEAVPEPLPGKENVIKELPIKGEIPSAANIPKGCRFHPRCIYAQPKCFENVDDPELVEDSSGHYVACYRYKEIDQQVEKV, from the coding sequence ATGAGTGATGAAATCATATTGAGTATTAAAAATTTGAAAAAATGGTTCCCTTTACGAAGAACCTTTTTAGAGGTATTTCAAGGACAACGAAGATGGGTAAGAGCGGTTGATAATGTAAGTTTTGATATAAGAAAAGGAGAGATATTTGGTTTAATTGGAGAATCTGGCTGTGGAAAATCAACGACGGGTAGATTAATGATGAAATTAGAAGAACCAACAGAGGGTCAAATAATATTTAAAGGTAATGATATTACTACGTTATCTTCTACGGATGAAATTAAGAAGTATAAAGAAGATGTACAAATGATTTTTCAAGATCCTTACTCTTCGATGAATCCAAGGTTTAGAGTTAGAGATGTTCTAGCTGAACCGTTGATCATTCATGAAAAAACGAAGGATCCTAATGAGATTGAAAAAATAGCAAAAAATGTTCTAAATCAAGTAAAATTAACACCACCTGAAGAGTTTATGGATAGATACCCTCACATGCTCAGTGGAGGACAAAGGCAAAGAGTTGCCACTGCAAGAACCTTAGTTCTTTCCCCAGATTTTATAATAGCTGATGAACCAGTTTCTATGATAGATTTATCAACTAGGGCAGAAATTCTCCACATGATGAAAGACGTTCAACAAGATTTAGGCCTAACTTATCTATACATAACTCATGACTTATCAACTGCAAGATATTTTTGCGATAGGATGGCAGTTATGTATCTAGGAAGAATAGTTGAGTTAGGCGATGCTGACGAAATAATTGAAAGGCCTTTACACCCATACACCAAAGCTCTGATAGAAGCAGTACCAGAACCTTTACCTGGAAAAGAAAACGTAATAAAAGAATTACCAATAAAGGGAGAGATTCCATCTGCAGCAAATATCCCAAAGGGATGTAGATTCCATCCAAGGTGTATTTATGCACAGCCTAAATGTTTTGAGAATGTTGATGATCCAGAGTTGGTAGAAGATTCAAGCGGTCATTACGTGGCCTGTTATAGGTACAAAGAGATAGATCAACAAGTAGAAAAGGTTTAA